aTAATATAGATTGTACTTAACCTGCCTCTGCGTGGTGCTGTCTGGGTGACTTCTCTGAACTGATCTTGAGTTTTTGGTCATTGCAGGGGCTGAGGCTTAGTGGGTCAGTATGTCTTGTCCTCCTAGTCCTCTTCTCGGGAGGAAAGCTTCATGCTGTCTGTGTATGTGGaagctgctggagaagcagcactACAGCAGCCTGGGGCTGAGACATCACTGATGGCCCAAGGCAGGAGTGAAACCCATTTGTCAAAAACCTGGAGTAGAGATAAGTCCTGATCTTGGGTGCTCAGTGTGAAACACCTGTGGGAGAAAGGGGGGTGCTTTCTCTGACATGGGCCCCAGCAAAGAGCAGCTCTGGGCTTTTCTTCCATGAGCGGTGGTGAGGCTGGGGCAGTTTGCAGAGGCGGAAGGAATGTGAACGTAAAACCCAGAAGCACCATGTGAGTGCTGCAAGCTGCCGGGAGGCTGGGACCTGGCTCGCCTGGGTGTCGAGAACATGCTCATCGCTTCCACCTTGGCTCCGAGGAAGGGTGGCTTTTCTCCATGGAGAAGGAGGTCAGGCTTCACCTCCGGGTAAGGCGCCTGCCatgcttccttccccttctcctgccaCCCACGGATGCGAGCTGCCTGCCATCCTCCTTGCTGTTCCTGAGTCAGGCAGTGAGGTCACACAGCAGGGAAGTTTTTGGGTAGAGCTGCCCTGATTGcacctgcctctcctcctgcaCCAGGTCTGAGGGCAGCCTGGAGGGAATTTTTCTAGTGAAAAGCATTATCTTTCCTAGGAAAAAATGATTCAGCacagctgaactgctgctgaaagcaagTGCCTTGGGGGGTGATATTCATCCTTAAGCTTGCTTACTGAGCCCTTTTCTTCCAGAGACTATAAATCTGTGTGTGTTCTAAAGGGTTGTGAGCTGTCCCCCATCCCATCATTTTTGGGCATGTTGTTTAACATGTCCTGCAGCAAAGCTAGAGGGAGCTAGAAAACCTGGTCTCACCAAGACACAGCTCTGTCCTGAAGTTCAAGAATGACCAAACACACtcttgctgtggaaaaaaaagaacttgttttatttgtaaagtCTACAAAATACAGAGGAGTCAGGTAGGACACATACTGTaagtcagaaaataaataagtatttttttgcTCTATATAAGTATAAGATAAAATGTGAtttgcatatataaaatataaagtaCGGCTCTGTACCAACATCCTGGCTGTGCCGAGAGGCGGAATGGCAAAGAGGACGTGAAAATAACTTACGTTCGTGCAATAAATAAACCCAAGAggagttggggtgggggggatgctAACCACAGTGCCTCCTCCGCAATTGGTGGGCACCTCTCTCTGGGGAGGGATGACGGAGGCTGTAGCCAAGAGCAGCTAGCGTGGCAATACCCAGGCAGGGGCAGAAagggagaggggtgggggggatcaTCTATGGCAGCAGATGCCAAGGGTCTGCCTCCTGTTACCTCCCCTGGGCTGCCTGTATTTAGCAAACCCAACTCTTCTCCAGCATTTCAGCCTGCTGAAGAGCCGGTTGTCCCACACAGGTGTACAAGCTGGCAGAAAACCAAAAGGAGGAGCCTACCTGCCTGCCAGACAGCTCCCAGGAGCAGGGATGCTCTCCACCCCTGCTTCCCACCTCCTGCACCTCCACCCCTCTCTCTGCCTCCGCAGCTCTGGCTCTCAGGGGCCAGGAGCACCCTTCTGTGGGCTTTGTAGGTGGTGGGGTGCCGGGGAGCGCTTGGTGGGGCTGTAAGAGCCGGCCTGTGCTGAGCAAAACAGTGTTTATCTCCGCTCCAGCTGCCTCCGCTTCCTTCCTGCCGCTGCGTTTCAGAGACACCCGGCCGGCCAGGCTGAGCGTCCCGTCGGCAGGAAGAGGCGTGAAGGATGTGCGTGATGGAGACAGATAAAACGGCACCACTGCTTCTCCCCTTTGTGGATAACAGCCTGGGTTGACCCGCTTCCCTGCCTGAGGGACCCTCCTCCATCACTGTCACCTCTGGCCTCCCCCAGCACCGCAGGCTGCCACGGCACTTTCCCCTTCCATTCACCCTTACCAGGCACCAACCTACAGccactttctcttccccctctgACCTGCCACCTTCCCTCgccatctccatccctggagtCTCCAGCCATGCTGCAACCTCCCACCCTGCTCCAGCCGTGGAGCAAGTTGTGGGGCCAACGCTGACACCCCTCTCCATCTTATCCCTTCTGCCCCTCGCTGCAAAACCactctcccctcctttccctccctggcATGTGCTCCTGGGAGTGCCCAGCCCAACACTCAGCTCTCCCAtgccctccccccaaaaaagaggcACCTGGTGTTTTCCTGCCAGCTTGGAGCCCTGGGATGCTtccccctctcctgcctgcacccccccaAGGCGAGGGGTGCCCAGTcaggggggctgcagcaggggacagggctgggttggaggggagggggctgcggggcgtCAGGGGCCACCAGCGGGGTCCTgtcctctgccccagcacccatgcTGCAGCAGCCCTCCCTACGTGGGGGAGCTGGAGGTCAATGGATGGGAGAAGGAGGATTTCGGGAACGGGTCCCGGCAGGAAGGAGGTCAGGGAGGGTATGGGAGGTAATTCGTGGGGGAAGGCACCCCGGAGGGGCTGCGCCCGGCCGGGGGACGGAGGCCAGCACTAGGAGTAGGCGGCCTGGTTGGTGCCGGACTTGACGATGGTGATGACGCTGGCGGTGGCCACCTTGGCGGGGGGCCCGTGGGCAGCCACGGTGCGGGCGAAGCCCTGCAGGGCCTCGTACTTGCCACGGAGGGTGTCGAGCTCCAGGCGCATGGCGGCGTTCTCCCGGGCCAGCTTGTCCACCTCCCACTCCAGCTCcatcttctgcttctgcagctcttctttctggCAGACGCGCTTCACCCGGCAGCTGGCAGCGTAACCCCGATTCTTCAGCGTCCGCCGGCGCTGCTTCAGCCTCGCCACCTCCTCTTTGGAGAGGCCCCGCAGGTGGTGGTTGAGCTCCCGCACCGACAGCCCCATCAGCTCCACGTCCGACAGCAGCGGCGTGttctctcccagctcctgcttcacCTGCTGGAGAGAGGGGTGGTCGCCTGAGACCCCCGAAACCAGACCCCCGCCCTCCTCACGCCCCCCAGTCCCACCAGTGCTCACCTTCAGGGCCTTGCTGGAGAGCCCGTCCGCAGCCATCCTTGCCTCACGTTGGCCC
The nucleotide sequence above comes from Buteo buteo chromosome 19, bButBut1.hap1.1, whole genome shotgun sequence. Encoded proteins:
- the MAFF gene encoding transcription factor MafF isoform X1, producing MAADGLSSKALKQVKQELGENTPLLSDVELMGLSVRELNHHLRGLSKEEVARLKQRRRTLKNRGYAASCRVKRVCQKEELQKQKMELEWEVDKLARENAAMRLELDTLRGKYEALQGFARTVAAHGPPAKVATASVITIVKSGTNQAAYS
- the MAFF gene encoding transcription factor MafF isoform X2; the protein is MAADGLSSKALKVKQELGENTPLLSDVELMGLSVRELNHHLRGLSKEEVARLKQRRRTLKNRGYAASCRVKRVCQKEELQKQKMELEWEVDKLARENAAMRLELDTLRGKYEALQGFARTVAAHGPPAKVATASVITIVKSGTNQAAYS